A single Chitinophagales bacterium DNA region contains:
- a CDS encoding aldehyde dehydrogenase family protein, which yields MKKLKSAILANEDDIYTNLFLDLHKSKQESFFTEVGLVLNEIDLFISKLNSWSSEKSVFSPFYLLPSRSYIQYDPLGICLIIVPFNYPFQLAFLPLVAAIGAGNCATVKGSEHTPHTNKVIHKIISTCFDSNYVCFIEGDKAVSEELVRLPFDLIFFTGSTTVGKKVMAAAAENLTPVILELGGKSPCIVDKTANLTLAARRIAWGKFINAGQTCIAPDYLIVHNDIVGDFLPILTSEIEKFYTNDSAESPFYGRIINDIAWERLKRMLNENEIYYGGKSDISNLYISPTILYPISPDSLSMSQEIFGPILPVLIYENDRDLESLYPKEKPLSLYVFGSSSWARKILARFPSGGACVNDTVIHFSNKNLPFGGVGASGMGHYHGKAGFLAFSHSRGIVRSYNWIDLTFRYPPYKLFNWIKGVFRF from the coding sequence TTGAAAAAACTAAAGTCCGCCATTTTGGCAAATGAGGATGATATTTATACAAACCTATTTTTAGACCTACATAAATCTAAGCAAGAAAGTTTTTTTACAGAGGTTGGATTGGTTTTAAACGAAATTGATTTATTCATTTCCAAACTTAATTCTTGGTCTTCAGAAAAATCCGTTTTTTCCCCTTTTTATTTATTGCCTTCTCGTAGTTATATCCAATACGACCCTCTTGGTATTTGTCTCATTATTGTTCCATTTAACTATCCCTTTCAGCTAGCATTTTTACCACTGGTTGCCGCTATTGGTGCAGGAAACTGCGCTACTGTAAAGGGATCCGAACACACCCCTCATACGAATAAAGTTATTCATAAGATAATATCTACTTGTTTCGACTCCAACTATGTCTGTTTTATAGAAGGAGATAAAGCTGTCAGTGAGGAACTAGTGAGGCTTCCTTTTGATTTGATTTTTTTTACTGGTAGCACTACTGTTGGGAAAAAAGTCATGGCTGCAGCAGCAGAAAATCTAACCCCAGTTATCTTAGAACTGGGAGGAAAAAGTCCTTGTATAGTAGATAAAACGGCTAACTTAACTCTAGCAGCTCGACGTATTGCTTGGGGAAAGTTCATCAATGCCGGGCAAACCTGCATTGCGCCCGATTATCTAATCGTACACAACGATATTGTTGGTGATTTTCTACCTATTCTTACATCTGAGATTGAAAAGTTTTATACCAATGATAGCGCAGAATCTCCTTTCTATGGCAGGATTATCAACGATATTGCTTGGGAGAGATTAAAAAGAATGCTAAATGAAAATGAAATTTATTATGGTGGTAAGTCTGATATATCTAACCTGTATATTTCTCCCACGATTCTATATCCTATTAGTCCTGATAGCCTTTCTATGTCCCAGGAAATTTTCGGCCCTATTTTACCTGTTCTTATCTATGAAAATGATAGGGATCTTGAATCCCTATATCCCAAAGAAAAGCCTTTATCGCTTTATGTTTTTGGTTCATCTTCTTGGGCTAGAAAAATTTTGGCTCGTTTTCCATCTGGTGGAGCATGTGTAAATGATACGGTAATTCATTTTTCAAATAAAAATTTACCCTTTGGTGGTGTTGGTGCCAGCGGTATGGGACATTACCATGGCAAAGCTGGTTTTCTTGCTTTCTCTCATTCCCGCGGTATTGTGCGATCCTACAATTGGATTGATTTGACTTTTCGATATCCTCCATATAAACTTTTCAACTGGATAAAAGGTGTTTTCCGTTTTTGA